The genomic window TGGAACTCTTCCTTATTCCACTATCGTTAATCTATCCCAATCTCATAATTTTGAATGATATCAACAGCCTCTTTTATAGAGGTCTTCGTTGTATCAATGGTGATTTGAGGATGCGCAGGAGCCTCAAAGCTGGATTTAATACCAGTAAAATCCTTTATTTTTCCATCAATAGCTTTCTTATATAAACCCTTAGGATCTCTTTGTATACAGATCTCCAGGGGCGTATCCACAAATATCTCACAAAACCTTCTAGGTCCAATAATCGCTCGAGCCTTGATTCTATCTTCTTCAAAGGGTGATATAAAAGAAGCTATAACAGTAATACCGGCATCATTAAATAACCTGGCCACTTCAGCTATTCGCCTAATATTCTCATGCCGATCATCTATAGAAAATCCCAAATCCTTATTTAGCCCATGCCTAACATTATCACCATCCAGTACATATACTGGTTTCTGCTTTTGATAGAATTCTTTTTCCAAGGCAAAAGCAATGGTCGATTTACCAGACCCCGACAATCCTGTCAGCCAATAAGTTAAAGGTTGGTTATTCAGTAATAGACAACGTTCAGAGTGGCCAATAACGCCTGTATGTTTATAGATATTTTTACCATAAGTTAGAGAACGATTAATGATCATTCCTGCACCAATGGTAATGTTTGTATCAGGATCAATTAAAATGAGCCCCCCTGTAGATCTATTGCGACTATATTCATCAAAAGGAATCGGATTAAATAATTCCAGACATACCCTACCGATTTCATTTAATTGTAAGAACTCTACATCTTCCCTATGGAGGTTATCAGGATTAACACGATAATTAAGGCAGGTAATGAGCGCCTTCTCATAATGAGAACTATGTTTGATAAGATAGGTTTTATTTTTATCTGAAGGTTCATCTCCCATCCACACAAGTATCACTTCCAGTTTGTTGTCAACATGAGGCAAATTATGACTATGAACAATCATGTCTCCTCTTGAAATATCTATCTCGTCCTCCAATGTTATGGTCACAGACATTCCCATAAAGGCCTCCGTTAATTCACCATCCATGGTGACGATGCTTTTCACATGACTGGACTGTCCAGAGGGAAGTACTTTGATTCCATCTCCTTTTTTTACAGTTCCTGAGGCAATCCTACCGGCAAAACCTCTAAAATTCAGATGTGGTCTATTAACCATTTGTACAGGAAAACGGAAATCAACTAGATTTCGTCCGGCACCTGTATAAACATTTTCTAAGAATGACATCAAGGATGGTCCTTCATACCATGGCATATGTACAGAAGAATGAACGATATTATCTCCCTTTAAAGCAGACAAAGGTATAAAGGTGATATCATCGATTTCCAGTTTGCTGGCAAAATCTAAATACTCCTCCCTTATTTGATTGTAGCGATACTCACTATAATCAACTAAATCCATCTTATTGACAGCGATAACGATATGGGGGATTCCTAATAATGAGGAAACAAAACTATGACGTTTGGATTGGGTCACCAATCCTTTACAGGCATCTATTAGTATAATAGCAAGATCAGCAGTTGATGCACCTGTTACCATGTTACGGGTATATTCTTCATGACCAGGGGTATCAGCAATAATAAATCGCCTCTTGGGTGTAGAAAAATACCGATAGGCAACATCGATAGTAATCCCCTGCTCTCTCTCAGCTTTGAGGCCATCAGTCAATAGGGCATAATCAACATAATCCCTTCCCCATTTAGAAGAATCTTCATTTACAGCTTGAAGATGATCGTCAAAAATATTCTTGGAATCATAAAGCAATCGACCTATCAAGGTAGACTTACCGTCATCAACAGAACCTGCTGTTGTTAATCTTAAGATATCCGATTTAATGCTTTGTTCAATGATATAATGCACATCTCTCATGCCCTACCCCTTCGACAAAGGAATCCATCTTCATTTTTTAAAGATTCTTTATTATAATCTAAGGGGGTTTGACTTATGCCATTATAGACAATCCCCTTAGCTCCCATAACAACCGAATGAGCTGCTGCTGTATCCCATTCCCAAGTTGGTCCAGAACGATAATAAATATCAGCACGACCTTCAGCCACAAGGCAAAACTTCAAACTGGATCCCATGCTGACAGCCTTGGTGACACCACAGGATTTGAAGAATTCATCCTCCAG from Spirochaeta cellobiosiphila DSM 17781 includes these protein-coding regions:
- the cysN gene encoding sulfate adenylyltransferase subunit CysN; the protein is MRDVHYIIEQSIKSDILRLTTAGSVDDGKSTLIGRLLYDSKNIFDDHLQAVNEDSSKWGRDYVDYALLTDGLKAEREQGITIDVAYRYFSTPKRRFIIADTPGHEEYTRNMVTGASTADLAIILIDACKGLVTQSKRHSFVSSLLGIPHIVIAVNKMDLVDYSEYRYNQIREEYLDFASKLEIDDITFIPLSALKGDNIVHSSVHMPWYEGPSLMSFLENVYTGAGRNLVDFRFPVQMVNRPHLNFRGFAGRIASGTVKKGDGIKVLPSGQSSHVKSIVTMDGELTEAFMGMSVTITLEDEIDISRGDMIVHSHNLPHVDNKLEVILVWMGDEPSDKNKTYLIKHSSHYEKALITCLNYRVNPDNLHREDVEFLQLNEIGRVCLELFNPIPFDEYSRNRSTGGLILIDPDTNITIGAGMIINRSLTYGKNIYKHTGVIGHSERCLLLNNQPLTYWLTGLSGSGKSTIAFALEKEFYQKQKPVYVLDGDNVRHGLNKDLGFSIDDRHENIRRIAEVARLFNDAGITVIASFISPFEEDRIKARAIIGPRRFCEIFVDTPLEICIQRDPKGLYKKAIDGKIKDFTGIKSSFEAPAHPQITIDTTKTSIKEAVDIIQNYEIGID